In the Solanum pennellii chromosome 5, SPENNV200 genome, one interval contains:
- the LOC107019150 gene encoding AP2-like ethylene-responsive transcription factor AIL6 has protein sequence MAPENNNWLSFSLSSMEMLNSSSSSSSSMLQSNAPSAPTHQYYFADNFYPHGWMNVPKTHELMYSGDEKQIYHPNVFIDSQIIQHHHHHPPPKLEDFFGGATETQDSSSLTHIYDHHHHGGGAAAGDGGYFNNGQQDVNHNYSIAVGGFQTLPTNSGSEVDDSQVMGSEFATESSNEMGYPPIITLGVNNNNNNNTNSEKAIVTAVNSESCKKITDTFGQRTSIYRGVTRHRWTGRYEAHLWDNSCKREGQARKGRQVYLGGYDKEDKAARSYDLAALKYWGTTATTNFPASDYTKEIEEMKHMTKQEFIASLRRKSSGFSRGASMYRGVTRHHQQGRWQARIGRVAGNKDLYLGTFATEEEAAEAYDIAAIKFRGLNAVTNFEMNRYDVEAIMKSSLPIGGAAKRLKISLESEQKQSLNDNYQQTLHNSINNSSSNNSINFGAISPVSAIPCGLPFDANQPYYHHSFFPHLQYSSNDGGASDHTSGTMPLLPPPAEIFIWPHQSY, from the exons ATGGCTCCAGAAAATAATAACTGgttatctttttctttatctTCAATGGAAATGCTAAactcatcatcttcttcttcgtcttctATGCTTCAATCGAATGCTCCTTCTGCTCCAACTCATCAATACTATTTTGCTGATAACTTCTACCCACATG GatggatgaatgttcctaaaaCACATGAATTGATGTATTCAGGAGATGaaaaacaaatatatcatcCGAATGTATTTATCGATTCACAAATAATccaacaccaccaccaccacccacCGCCGAAGCTCGAAGATTTCTTCGGCGGTGCAACGGAGACTCAGGACTCATCGTCGTTAACTCACATCTACGACCACCACCACCACGGCGGCGGTGCTGCCGCCGGTGACGGTGGGTACTTCAACAATGGACAACAAGATGTTAATCATAATTATTCAATAGCGGTCGGTGGTTTTCAAACTTTGCCGACGAATTCGGGATCGGAAGTTGATGATTCACAGGTTATGGGGAGTGAGTTTGCTACTGAGTCCAGTAATGAGATGGGTTATCCTCCGATAATTACTTTGGgggttaataataataataataataatacaaattctGAAAAAGCTATAGTTACTGCGGTTAATTCCGAGAGTTGTAAGAAAATTACTGATACTTTTGGTCAAAGAACTTCTATTTACAGAGGGGTAACAAG gcATAGATGGACAGGAAGATATGAAGCTCATCTATGGGATAATAGTTGTAAAAGAGAAGGTCAAGCAAGAAAAGGGCGTCAAG TGTACTTAG GTGGATATGACAAGGAGGACAAAGCAGCAAGATCTTATGACTTGGCAGCTCTAAAGTATTGGGGTACAACAGCCACAACCAATTTTCCT GCTTCCGATTATACCAAAGAAATAGAGGAAATGAAGCACATGACGAAGCAAGAATTCATCGCCTCCCTAAGAAG GAAAAGTAGTGGTTTCTCGAGAGGAGCTTCTATGTATCGCGGTGTGACAAg GCATCATCAACAAGGCCGATGGCAAGCAAGAATTGGCCGTGTAGCAGGGAACAAGGATCTGTACTTGGGAACATTCG CTACAGAGGAGGAAGCAGCAGAAGCATATGACATAGCAGCAATCAAATTCAGGGGATTGAATGCAGTGACAAATTTCGAGATGAATCGATACGACGTTGAGGCCATCATGAAGAGTTCACTCCCGATAGGCGGAGCAGCCAAACGCTTGAAAATCTCTCTTGAATCGGAGCAGAAACAGTCATTGAACGACAACTACCAGCAGACTCTACACAACAGTATCAACAATAGCAGCAGCAATAACAGCATCAATTTCGGGGCGATTTCCCCTGTTTCAGCTATCCCCTGTGGACTGCCATTCGACGCGAACCAACCTTATTACCACCACAGCTTCTTCCCACACCTCCAGTACTCGAGCAACGACGGTGGTGCTTCTGATCATACTTCAGGTACAATGCCATTGCTCCCACCACCCGCGGAGATCTTCATTTGGCCTCATCAGTCGTATTAG
- the LOC107019760 gene encoding LOW QUALITY PROTEIN: ribonuclease 3-like protein 3 (The sequence of the model RefSeq protein was modified relative to this genomic sequence to represent the inferred CDS: substituted 2 bases at 2 genomic stop codons) translates to MKEKKVYENFASLNISSSQNLHFTKENIRNQLTHDGNDDPKQERKLVEELEKITKHKFKNLDLLHXGFTHLSFXENCESYEGLSILNMLITLKQFFYYPDLSSEMLTKLRGANVDTEKLARVAIKYNLHNHLRHKKPLLKRTKEFKEVILEYPLHSLGLIDPPKVLADLVESLIGAIHSDSNCLDTTWQVVKNLLQPLITPEKLEVNPITKLYQLCQKNGLKIKFVDQWERLTFLLMEGKKKYRAANNAYEQVVQNLSY, encoded by the exons atgaaagaaaaaaaagtatatgaaaattttgcctctctaaatatttcatcatcaCAAAACCTTCATTTCACTAAAGAAAATATTAGAAATCAATTGACACATGATGGTAATGATGATCCCAAGCAAGAGAGGAAGTTAGTGGAGGAATTAGAGAAAATAACTAAACACAAATTCAAGAATCTCGATTTGTTACATTAAGGTTTTACTCATTTGTCCTTTTAAGAAAATTGCGAATCATACGAGGGATTGAG TATTCTAAATATGTTAATAACATTGaagcaatttttttattatcctGATTTGTCTTCCGAGATGCTAACAAAATTGAGAGGAGCAAATGTGGATACTGAAAAACTTGCTAGAGTCgctatcaaatataatttacaCAACCACTTGCGTCACAAAAAGCCTTTACTTAAAAGGACAA AAGAATTCAAAGAAGTTATATTAGAGTACCCATTGCATTCACTAGGTCTCATTGATCCCCCTAAAGTTCTTGCAGACCTAGTTGAATCTTTGATTGGTGCTATCCATAGTGACTCTAATTGCTTAGATACAACTTGGCag GTGGTAAAAAATTTGTTACAACCTCTAATTACTCCAGAAAAACTCGAGGTTAATCCGATCACAAAACTTTACCAGTTATGTCAAAAGAACGGATTGAAGATAAAATTTGTTGATCAATGGGAGAGATTGACGTTTTTGTTGATGgaagggaaaaaaaaatatagagctGCAAACAATGCATATGAACAAGTAGTCCAGAATTTGAGTTATTAG
- the LOC107019960 gene encoding kinase-interacting protein 1-like, whose amino-acid sequence MLQRAASNAYSWWAASHIRTKQSKWLEQSLQDMQEKVESVVKLIEEDGDSFAKRAEMYYKKRPELINFVEESYRAYRSLAERYDHLSKELQAANNTIAAVFPEQIQLAMEEEDEYGAPKTPKITPQIPTSSGSNVPKVPKAPIKQLKGLITSASKKLQGKKSSKQIDTSKKVPKSGLQKNEALDEIDKLQKDILALQTVKEFVKSSYESGLSKYKGIENQIIEKQQKICKLEDEFGEGRVIDDNDARTLMAEAALKTCQETLAQLQEKQERSTRDAIKEFEKIEDVSKKLKSFKHKHLGDQIDETKKDNADKEAAKSQSLSQELSKEIESLQDKIKEQFDTSSMSSLTVTELAEKIDELVSEIVSLETAVSAQTVLIDRVRSEGDDLQSQIHDLEDDKEPLTDDDSKQNLKISVMDMEDKLHSIQNLNKDVEYQNSSFQTYFTTARTSLNCLAEKLSSVKPDEEVQDEEESSVVIVKSQEEPRKQQVHQNASEVISKTEHQQVRKEESSLKIVSDKEGEVTETTKSHSNSKHLEPTQVENKELSHEDEEKGDEPNWQELSSRLEDREKTLVEEYTTVLRNYKDVKKKLSEKEKKDRDTEFEVTLQMRELKTAIAKRDEEINSLRGKLNALQGDNVTESKALEPSEKQAASDPSDDQSLKKSEDVAETEDKDNHKDQDNTMIDEHTSRSPFEEKFRLEIDAILDENLEFWLRFSSTFHQIQKFKTTVQDLQSEILKVREKEVEEGNNTNTDMKSEIRPIYKHMREIQNELAVWLKQTVPLKDEMKRRSSTLCRIQEEITKALKDGVEEDEIRFSSHQAAKFQGEVLNMKQENTKVKKELEAGVDHINTLQLDVEKTVTKLEKEYGLAGGNPQQVNNSAGGAIPLRSFIFGTKPKKQRRSVFSSFQNNRKTLWAGAPL is encoded by the exons ATGTTACAAAGAGCAGCAAGTAATGCATATTCATGGTGGGCAGCTAGCCACATTAGGACCAAACAATCCAAATGGCTTGAACAAAGCCTTCAAG ATATGCAAGAGAAGGTGGAGAGTGTGGTTAAGCTCATTGAAGAGGATGGAGATTCATTTGCTAAAAGAGCAGAAATGTACTACAAGAAAAGGCCAGAGCTGATAAACTTTGTGGAAGAATCATATCGTGCTTATCGATCTTTAGCTGAACGATATGATCATTTATCGAAGGAATTGCAGGCTGCAAACAACACCATCGCTGCTGTTTTCCCCGAACAAATTCAACTAGCAATGGAAGAGGAGGACGAATATGGCGCCCCTAAAACTCCAAAGATCACTCCACAAATTCCCACATCAAGCGGATCAAACGTTCCAAAGGTTCCAAAAGCTCCAATCAAACAGTTGAAAGGACTTATAACATCAGCTTCAAAGAAGTTGCAGGGCAAGAAGTCATCTAAACAGATAGATACAAGTAAAAAAGTTCCAAAGTCGGGGCTGCAAAAGAACGAAGCTCTTGATGAAATCGATAAGCTTCAAAAGGATATCTTAGCTTTGCAGACTGTGAAAGAGTTTGTGAAGAGTTCTTATGAATCTGGTCTTTCAAAGTACAAGGGAATTGAAAACCAAATCattgaaaaacaacaaaagatatgtAAACTAGAGGATGAATTTGGCGAGGGACGTGttattgatgataatgatgcGCGTACATTGATGGCTGAAGCAGCACTAAAAACATGTCAAGAAACCTTAGCTCAGCTCCAGGAGAAACAAGAAAGATCAACAAGAGACGCGATTAAAGAATTCGAGAAAattgaagatgttagtaagAAACTAAAGTCTTTCAAGCATAAGCACCTTGGTGATCAAATTGATGAAACAAAGAAAGATAATGCAGATAAAGAAGCAGCTAAATCTCAGAGCTTAAGTCAAGAACTAAGCAAAGAGATTGAGTCATTGCAGGATAAGATTAAGGAGCAATTTGACACGAGCTCAATGTCATCATTAACGGTGACAGAACTAGCAGAGAAAATCGATGAGCTCGTGAGTGAAATAGTTAGCCTGGAGACAGCAGTTTCAGCTCAAACTGTTCTTATCGATAGAGTAAGATCAGAAGGCGATGACCTCCAATCACAAATTCATGATTTGGAAGACGATAAGGAACCGTTGACAGACGATGACAGTAAACAGAATCTCAAAATCAGTGTGATGGATATGGAGGACAAGTTGCATAGTATCCAAAACCTTAACAAAGATGTCGAATATCAAAACAGTAGCTTCCAGACATACTTTACCACAGCTCGTACGAGTCTCAACTGTTTAGCTGAGAAATTGAGTAGTGTGAAACCGGATGAGGAGGTCCAAGACGAAGAGGAATCATCCGTTGTTATAGTCAAGTCTCAAGAAGAGCCAAGAAAACAACAAGTTCATCAAAATGCAAGTGAAGTTATCTCGAAAACAGAACATCAACAAGTTAGAAAAGAAGAATCTTCACTCAAAATTGTTAGTGATAAAGAAGGGGAAGTTACCGAAACCACAAAAAGTCATTCCAATTCCAAACATTTGGAACCAACACAAGTTGAAAATAAGGAACTATCACACGAAGATGAGGAGAAAGGCGACGAGCCTAACTGGCAGGAGTTGTCAAGTCGGTTAGAGGATAGGGAAAAGACTCTGGTAGAAGAATATACGACAGTTCTAAGGAATTATAAGGATGTCAAGAAGAAGCTGAGtgagaaggagaagaaagatAGGGACACCGAATTCGAGGTCACATTGCAAATGAGAGAGCTTAAAACTGCAATTGCAAAGAGAGACGAAGAGATCAACAGCCTACGAGGGAAACTAAACGCTCTTCAAGGAGATAATGTAACTGAAAGCAAAGCGCTAGAGCCATCAGAGAAACAAGCAGCATCCGATCCTTCAGATGATCAAAGCTTAAAAAAATCCGAGGACGTGGCTGAGACAGAGGACAAAGATAACCATAAGGATCAAGACAATACTATGATCGATGAACATACATCTCGTTCACCCTTTGAGGAGAAGTTCCGGCTAGAAATTGATGCAATACTAGACGAAAACTTAGAGTTCTGGTTAAGATTCAGCTCAACATTTCatcaaatccaaaaattcaagaCAACAGTCCAAGATTTACAGAGTGAAATATTGAAAGTAAGAGAGAAAGAAGTCGAAGAGGGAAACAATACCAATACAGACATGAAATCAGAAATCAGGCCTATATATAAACACATGAGGGAAATCCAAAACGAGTTAGCAGTATGGTTAAAACAAACGGTCCCTTTGAAAGACGAAATGAAACGTAGGTCTTCTACATTATGCAGAATTCAAGAGGAGATCACAAAAGCTTTAAAAGACGGAGTTGAAGAAGACGAGATAAGATTCAGTAGTCATCAAGCTGCCAAATTTCAAGGTGAAGTGTTAAACATGAAACAAGAAAACACAAAGGTTAAAAAGGAACTTGAAGCGGGTGTCGATCATATAAATACACTTCAATTAGACGTCGAAAAGACAGTAACAAAGTTAGAGAAAGAGTATGGACTTGCTGGTGGAAATCCACAACAAGTTAATAACTCAGCTGGAGGAGCCATTCCATTGAGATCATTCATATTTGGAACTAAACCGAAGAAGCAAAGGCGTTCCGTCTTTTCCTCCTTCCAAAACAATAGAAAAACACTCTGGGCTGGTGCACCATTGTAG